Proteins from a genomic interval of Candidatus Desulfatibia profunda:
- a CDS encoding type II toxin-antitoxin system Phd/YefM family antitoxin yields MLKKITTADARKKFANIINQVAFGNESFVLTRRGEPIAAIVSMKELKLLQDLEDRIDMEDAWKAKNEPGEPIPWEELKKELEL; encoded by the coding sequence ATGCTTAAAAAAATCACAACCGCTGATGCAAGAAAAAAATTTGCCAATATTATTAACCAAGTAGCTTTTGGTAATGAGTCCTTTGTTCTGACCCGGCGGGGTGAACCTATTGCCGCCATTGTTTCCATGAAAGAGCTTAAATTATTGCAAGATTTAGAGGACCGAATTGATATGGAAGATGCGTGGAAAGCTAAAAATGAACCCGGTGAACCGATCCCCTGGGAAGAGCTGAAAAAGGAACTCGAACTTTGA
- a CDS encoding type II toxin-antitoxin system RelE/ParE family toxin has protein sequence MKYRIEVKRSAAKAFKKIPKPDQKRISKAIDNLAENLPNPDTTKMKGNNPFYKIRVGDYRIVYEIQDDVLLILIIKIGHRKDIYRNLT, from the coding sequence TTGAAATATAGGATAGAGGTCAAGAGGTCTGCGGCAAAAGCGTTCAAAAAAATTCCTAAACCTGACCAAAAACGCATCAGCAAAGCAATTGACAACCTCGCGGAAAACCTTCCGAACCCGGATACTACCAAGATGAAGGGAAACAATCCCTTTTACAAAATTCGGGTCGGAGATTATCGGATTGTTTATGAGATTCAAGATGATGTCCTATTGATTCTGATTATCAAAATCGGCCACCGCAAAGATATTTACAGAAACCTCACCTAA